One window of Paenibacillus sp. FSL K6-3182 genomic DNA carries:
- a CDS encoding LysM peptidoglycan-binding domain-containing protein, translating to MYYSIPWLSEPRHLPSLFSRYAAYPGTYPYNPYTWQTNYIPYRQTPTSFFRMKWGNVQSNTCISKAEVELNQTFRTLWEQHVAWTRMLIISIAEGLPDEALVTERLLRNPTDMAAVFKYYYGDTVASQFDRLMREHLVLAAQLVKAAKAGNNQAAAEAEKKWYANADEIAGFMNSINPNWPKPALENMLHEHLRMTKDEAVFRLSKNYESDIEAFDQIEKQALDMADAFTAGIVTQFPHAFQ from the coding sequence ATGTACTATTCGATTCCTTGGTTATCAGAACCACGGCATCTACCCTCTCTCTTTTCAAGATATGCTGCTTATCCAGGTACTTATCCTTATAACCCATACACATGGCAGACGAATTATATCCCCTATAGGCAAACACCTACATCATTTTTTAGAATGAAATGGGGTAACGTACAAAGTAATACATGTATAAGTAAAGCTGAAGTAGAATTAAACCAAACTTTCCGGACGCTCTGGGAGCAACACGTCGCTTGGACGAGGATGCTCATTATTAGTATTGCGGAAGGCTTGCCTGATGAAGCGTTAGTTACCGAGCGTCTCCTTCGTAATCCCACAGACATGGCCGCCGTTTTTAAATATTATTACGGAGATACGGTAGCTTCTCAGTTTGACCGTTTAATGAGAGAACATCTTGTTTTGGCTGCACAGCTCGTTAAAGCTGCGAAGGCTGGCAATAATCAAGCAGCTGCGGAAGCAGAAAAGAAATGGTATGCCAATGCAGATGAAATCGCTGGCTTTATGAACAGTATCAACCCCAATTGGCCGAAGCCAGCCTTGGAGAACATGCTGCATGAGCATCTTCGCATGACCAAAGATGAAGCCGTATTTCGATTATCCAAAAATTATGAATCCGACATCGAAGCCTTTGATCAAATTGAGAAACAAGCACTGGATATGGCGGATGCATTTACAGCTGGCATCGTCACGCAATTCCCCCATGCATTTCAATAA
- a CDS encoding SDR family NAD(P)-dependent oxidoreductase, translated as MIQVQNKWALVTGASSGIGEAFAHELAAKGSHLILTARSESKLVALAEKLSKKHGIQTEVIVSDLSKEGSPVKLYQECLKRGLSIDILINNAGFKIKCVFGYYFIKVKKHPSGCSLIFNNKEAGLYSHSVSY; from the coding sequence ATGATACAAGTACAAAACAAGTGGGCACTGGTTACAGGTGCTTCTTCGGGTATAGGAGAAGCGTTTGCTCATGAATTGGCTGCTAAAGGAAGCCATTTGATCTTAACCGCACGCTCGGAATCTAAGCTCGTTGCTTTAGCTGAGAAACTAAGCAAGAAACATGGCATTCAAACGGAGGTTATCGTCTCAGACCTATCCAAAGAAGGCTCTCCCGTGAAGCTATATCAAGAATGCCTAAAACGTGGACTTAGCATAGATATATTAATTAATAATGCGGGATTTAAAATAAAATGTGTTTTTGGTTATTATTTCATTAAAGTAAAAAAGCACCCAAGCGGGTGCTCTCTCATTTTTAACAACAAAGAAGCTGGCTTATATTCACATTCTGTTAGTTATTGA
- a CDS encoding TetR/AcrR family transcriptional regulator → MNNPSDMPFTDNRTVKTYQETRLQHTENLRQNVVEAAASILQEHGPEAVTVRRVAEKMECSTKIIYNLFNNKEGLAKQLFLEGCKLLAKSFDSVPKQADLEKYLRDLSEAYWSFGQSYTSYYLLMFGGAFSEFKPEEESLKATITALQQVINMIAEAIELELIAEKDPILVVHVVWASLHGVIHLYLGGHIQSEAMAKTLYDRTVSNLIQTFFRHAS, encoded by the coding sequence ATGAACAATCCTTCCGATATGCCTTTCACAGATAACCGTACTGTTAAAACCTATCAGGAAACGAGACTGCAGCATACCGAGAATTTAAGACAAAACGTAGTAGAGGCAGCTGCAAGTATTTTGCAGGAACATGGCCCAGAGGCGGTTACGGTTCGCCGAGTTGCTGAGAAAATGGAATGTTCCACTAAAATCATTTACAACTTATTTAATAACAAAGAAGGTTTAGCTAAGCAATTATTTTTGGAAGGCTGCAAGCTGTTAGCCAAGTCCTTTGACTCGGTGCCAAAACAAGCAGACCTAGAGAAATATCTTCGTGACTTGAGTGAAGCTTATTGGAGTTTTGGACAATCCTATACAAGCTACTATTTGTTGATGTTTGGCGGAGCTTTTAGCGAATTCAAACCGGAAGAGGAAAGTTTAAAAGCGACGATAACTGCTTTGCAACAAGTTATAAACATGATCGCTGAGGCAATAGAGCTAGAACTAATTGCCGAAAAAGACCCGATACTTGTTGTTCATGTGGTTTGGGCTTCATTACACGGAGTCATCCACCTTTACTTAGGTGGTCATATTCAAAGTGAGGCGATGGCGAAAACATTATATGACAGGACGGTATCCAATTTAATTCAGACGTTCTTTCGGCACGCTAGTTGA